One Halostagnicola kamekurae DNA segment encodes these proteins:
- a CDS encoding universal stress protein gives MTLVVVPVRYPLTSRSKQTLERAIGVARERDGSLTVLHVNLYQNGKNVTRTELKKAVERHFGQLENVRYIVRSGFLIEESILDEIAAEEADVAVIGTKQVSRLRRIFRRFAGNPDIDDYLRSHLDCEIITVDAARE, from the coding sequence ATGACGCTGGTCGTGGTTCCTGTTCGATATCCCTTGACTTCGCGATCGAAGCAGACACTCGAGCGGGCTATCGGAGTCGCACGCGAACGCGACGGTTCGCTGACCGTCTTGCACGTCAACCTGTACCAGAACGGAAAGAACGTGACGCGGACGGAACTGAAAAAGGCGGTCGAACGCCACTTCGGACAGCTCGAGAACGTGCGCTACATCGTTCGGTCGGGCTTTTTGATCGAAGAGAGCATCCTCGACGAGATCGCGGCCGAAGAGGCGGACGTAGCGGTGATCGGCACCAAACAGGTGAGCCGACTTCGGCGGATATTCAGGCGGTTCGCGGGTAACCCGGACATCGACGACTACCTCCGTTCACACCTCGATTGTGAG